One stretch of Cohnella algarum DNA includes these proteins:
- the coaE gene encoding dephospho-CoA kinase (Dephospho-CoA kinase (CoaE) performs the final step in coenzyme A biosynthesis.), with protein sequence MNVGLTGGIATGKSTVARLLVESGAALVDADRIAREIVEPGQPSLAQIAERFGQDVIREDGTLNRKKLGEIVFSNEKERKALEAITHPAIRALMRERMDKLEREAPDRLVVVDVPLLYESGLQFLFERVMVVYVPRDVQLQRLMKRDGLPEAEAKRRLAAQMDIEEKKRMADIVIDNSGSMEDTIRQVHSFCGGKGFA encoded by the coding sequence ATGAATGTCGGTTTAACCGGTGGAATCGCCACCGGGAAAAGCACGGTTGCCCGCTTGCTTGTCGAAAGCGGTGCGGCGCTGGTCGACGCCGATCGCATTGCCCGGGAAATTGTCGAGCCCGGGCAGCCTTCGCTGGCGCAAATTGCGGAGCGGTTCGGACAAGACGTGATCCGGGAAGACGGGACGTTGAATCGAAAAAAGCTGGGCGAAATCGTGTTTTCGAACGAGAAGGAGCGCAAAGCGCTCGAAGCGATCACGCACCCCGCGATACGGGCCTTGATGCGCGAGCGAATGGACAAGCTCGAACGGGAAGCGCCGGACCGGCTGGTCGTCGTCGATGTTCCTCTATTGTACGAATCCGGGCTGCAGTTTCTTTTTGAACGAGTCATGGTCGTGTACGTTCCCCGGGACGTCCAGCTTCAGCGGCTGATGAAGCGGGACGGGCTGCCCGAAGCCGAAGCGAAGCGGAGATTGGCCGCCCAAATGGATATCGAGGAGAAAAAACGGATGGCCGACATCGTGATCGACAACAGCGGCAGCATGGAAGACACGATTCGCCAGGTGCATTCCTTTTGCGGAGGCAAAGGCTTCGCATGA
- a CDS encoding tyrosine-type recombinase/integrase → MARTKKYPGVYERNDTKTKSYYFMISTTDPRTRKRSQKKSQSYSNPADAYKDLIDSKDKLLKGKYIEPTKMTLKEWLEKWLSDKELSLKKVTLNSYTNRAKHIIESIGHVRLSELTKDHIHDFYKELKQKNKEIFNGKKKVVTDKKLSSRSIHDTHKVLKMALIQAYKDEKIPKDIAAQIESPKLLKTNHKILKAEEVNLLLTAAKGDPAYCPIYLGLICAMREAEVLGLRWDDVDFDNNIIQVVRTLDHEDDHQAITDGTKTSAGTRSIEIDDEIVEVLLAQKRLVEKYKDIAGELYQDNNLVCPTSIGTPWNPSNLRRSLYRIIHKAGVTRVKFHELRHSHASISCCRRKITSNCWRDCLSESC, encoded by the coding sequence ATGGCACGAACGAAAAAATATCCTGGAGTTTATGAACGAAACGATACGAAGACGAAATCTTACTATTTTATGATCTCTACAACTGACCCCAGGACTAGAAAACGGTCACAAAAAAAATCTCAGAGCTACTCCAATCCTGCTGATGCGTACAAGGATCTAATTGATTCTAAAGATAAGCTTTTGAAAGGAAAATATATAGAGCCAACAAAGATGACCCTAAAGGAATGGTTAGAGAAATGGTTAAGTGACAAGGAACTCAGCTTAAAGAAGGTTACGCTGAATTCATATACTAATCGAGCAAAGCACATAATTGAAAGTATTGGTCATGTTCGGCTTAGTGAGCTAACGAAAGATCACATCCACGACTTTTACAAAGAACTCAAGCAAAAGAATAAGGAAATATTTAACGGGAAAAAGAAGGTTGTTACCGACAAAAAGCTATCAAGCAGATCCATCCACGATACGCATAAGGTTCTCAAAATGGCTCTGATCCAAGCCTATAAGGATGAAAAGATCCCCAAAGATATCGCAGCACAAATCGAGTCACCAAAGCTTCTCAAGACTAATCATAAGATTTTAAAGGCAGAAGAAGTGAATTTGCTTTTGACAGCGGCTAAAGGTGATCCGGCATACTGTCCGATTTATCTCGGCTTAATTTGTGCAATGCGAGAAGCGGAAGTTCTGGGATTGAGATGGGATGATGTAGATTTCGATAATAACATCATACAGGTAGTTCGAACCCTAGATCACGAGGATGATCATCAGGCAATTACCGATGGAACGAAGACATCTGCCGGTACACGTTCAATAGAAATTGACGACGAAATTGTAGAAGTATTGCTTGCACAAAAACGATTGGTTGAGAAATACAAGGACATTGCAGGTGAGCTTTATCAGGACAACAACCTAGTATGTCCTACAAGTATTGGAACACCTTGGAATCCAAGTAATTTAAGACGAAGCTTGTATCGGATTATTCATAAGGCTGGAGTAACCAGAGTTAAGTTCCACGAGCTACGCCATAGTCATGCCAGCATTTCGTGTTGCCGCCGAAAGATAACGTCCAATTGCTGGCGGGATTGCCTGTCCGAGAGTTGCTGA
- a CDS encoding DUF6431 domain-containing protein → MSKILYFGLSCKAYLRTFGNQSPDVQLCCENCGRLLHKHGRYWRGIVTKHEVIQIPIYRRYCPTCRITISLLPEFLIPWARYATWVREAALKRKHKGFSWRQTTESTTTPAVRYSRRTLKRWWARHLRRAADAALWVAGKLVAQGDDTDMLHLYPTMMNPTPMDTLDWLDKLLPRFIPAGASRRGYWTFLNARLPVASRL, encoded by the coding sequence ATGTCAAAAATACTTTATTTCGGCCTTTCTTGCAAGGCTTATTTACGCACATTCGGAAATCAATCTCCTGACGTCCAGCTCTGCTGTGAAAACTGCGGTCGGCTTCTCCATAAACACGGTCGTTATTGGCGAGGAATTGTGACGAAGCATGAGGTCATCCAGATCCCGATCTACCGTCGATATTGTCCTACCTGTAGAATAACAATCTCCCTCCTGCCGGAGTTCCTGATTCCATGGGCCCGGTATGCGACTTGGGTGCGAGAAGCGGCATTAAAGCGCAAGCACAAGGGATTCTCTTGGCGGCAGACGACAGAAAGCACAACAACTCCTGCCGTGCGTTATAGCCGCCGTACGTTGAAACGCTGGTGGGCAAGACATCTGCGCCGCGCAGCGGATGCAGCACTATGGGTTGCTGGGAAACTCGTAGCCCAGGGGGACGACACGGATATGCTCCACCTTTACCCCACCATGATGAACCCAACGCCAATGGATACATTGGATTGGCTGGACAAACTGTTACCCCGATTCATCCCCGCTGGCGCATCCAGACGGGGCTATTGGACGTTTCTAAATGCGAGGTTACCTGTAGCATCACGCTTATAA
- a CDS encoding ExeA family protein translates to MFESFYGLTRSPFSRDISTSELYESVTLEETLGRLEYAAQRQWFAVVTGDCGTGKTTTIRRFTEVLDPAKYKVLYLSDSKLTPRHFYKGLLEQLGCESKFYRGDAKRQLHREIELMRGIHRLQPVVVVDEAHLLDREMLEEVRFLLNFKMDAQSPMALILVGQSELWDRLNMQAYAAIRQRIDLQCKLPHYDRAQTGDYIRRHMTFAGAEHDIFTDSAIDDIYRFSSGAARLINKVCTHALIYGSQNKHRIIDDHMVKRVIQGELS, encoded by the coding sequence ATGTTTGAGTCCTTCTACGGCCTTACCCGCTCACCATTCTCCCGGGACATCTCGACCAGCGAGTTGTACGAATCGGTCACGCTCGAGGAAACGCTCGGGCGTCTGGAGTACGCTGCCCAGCGGCAGTGGTTTGCGGTTGTTACCGGCGATTGCGGCACGGGGAAGACGACGACGATTCGGCGGTTCACCGAAGTGCTGGATCCGGCAAAGTACAAGGTGCTCTACCTATCGGACTCTAAGCTGACGCCGCGGCATTTTTACAAGGGGTTGCTCGAACAACTCGGCTGCGAATCGAAGTTCTACCGCGGCGATGCCAAGCGCCAGCTGCACCGCGAGATTGAGCTTATGCGCGGTATTCATCGATTGCAGCCGGTTGTCGTCGTCGACGAGGCCCATCTGCTGGATCGCGAAATGCTGGAGGAAGTGCGTTTCCTGCTCAATTTCAAGATGGATGCACAGAGCCCTATGGCGCTCATCCTGGTCGGTCAAAGCGAGCTGTGGGATCGCCTGAATATGCAAGCGTATGCGGCGATCCGCCAGCGGATCGACCTGCAGTGCAAGCTGCCGCACTATGATCGTGCCCAGACCGGCGATTACATTAGGCGTCACATGACGTTCGCTGGCGCGGAGCATGACATCTTTACCGACAGCGCGATCGACGACATCTACCGATTCTCGAGCGGCGCCGCAAGGCTGATCAACAAAGTATGTACACATGCACTCATCTACGGCTCACAGAACAAACATCGGATCATTGACGATCATATGGTCAAGCGTGTCATCCAGGGAGAATTATCGTGA
- the polA gene encoding DNA polymerase I, producing the protein MGNDRQKVLLIDGNSIVNRAFYAMPPLTNSSGLHTNAVFGFTTMLLKVIEEEKPTHMLVAFDAGKETFRHEGYAEYKGGRQKTPPELSEQFPLLKELLKAFSIPQFELPGYEADDIIGTLTRMAEEQKQTAIVVSGDKDMLQLASDKVTVLLTRKGVSETERFTPEEIREKYGLTPPQIIDLKGLMGDASDNIPGIPGVGEKTALKLLAEYETVEQVLEHADGIKGKLGENVRNHKEDARMSKELATIFREVPLERTWDELSWSGYDAGELAAAFRKLEFKSLIERLNLPESDGGGPETDGGGEVRYEVVHVDSEEAWEALNAALPAAEALIVESYGENPHQGEGIGLAVAAGEKRFVVLYERLREEQASALRRWLADGKAVKRGYDLHRAELVLARSGIELRGQTFDVQLAGYLLDPTEADPSLAGLLQRHGLAAIASDEAVYGKGAKFRVPETEALAGHLAAKADAVARLAGPLAEELDKAGMRRLYYELEQPLSVILAGMEKTGIVAREEALRQLGEEFQRGIDQTMKEIHRIAGFEFNIGSTKQLGEVLFDKLGLPVVKKTKTGYSTDAEVLEKLEPYHEIVRLILHYRTLTKLQSTYIEGLLKEIREDGKIHTYYRQTIAATGRLSSQFPNLQNIPIRLEEGRQIRKAFLPSEEGWSILAADYSQIELRVLAHISGDERLKEAFVREMDIHTKTAMDVFGVSADRVDGNMRRQAKAVNFGIVYGISDYGLSQNLNITRKEAAAFIEQYFHVFKGVRSWMDAIVAQAKKDGYVTTLLERRRYLPDINASNFNLRSFAERTAMNTPIQGTAADIIKLAMLNMDKAIRERGLKSRMLLQVHDELVFEVPPDELELMRKLVPSVMADAFPLDVPLKADVSVGVNWYEAK; encoded by the coding sequence ATGGGCAACGACAGGCAAAAGGTGCTGCTGATCGACGGGAACAGCATCGTGAATCGGGCGTTTTACGCGATGCCGCCGCTGACGAACAGCAGCGGTTTACATACGAACGCGGTATTCGGGTTTACGACGATGCTGCTTAAAGTAATCGAGGAAGAGAAGCCGACGCATATGCTGGTCGCGTTCGACGCGGGCAAGGAAACGTTCCGGCACGAGGGCTACGCGGAATACAAGGGCGGCCGCCAGAAGACGCCGCCGGAGCTGTCGGAGCAGTTTCCTTTGCTGAAGGAGCTGCTCAAGGCGTTCTCGATTCCGCAATTCGAGCTTCCGGGCTACGAGGCCGACGACATTATCGGCACCTTGACCCGGATGGCAGAGGAGCAGAAGCAGACGGCCATCGTGGTGTCGGGCGACAAGGACATGCTGCAGCTGGCGTCGGACAAGGTGACGGTGCTGCTTACCCGCAAAGGCGTCAGCGAGACGGAACGGTTTACGCCGGAGGAAATTCGGGAGAAGTACGGCCTGACGCCTCCGCAAATCATCGATTTAAAGGGGCTTATGGGCGACGCCTCCGACAACATCCCCGGCATCCCGGGCGTCGGAGAAAAAACCGCGCTCAAGCTGCTGGCCGAGTACGAAACGGTGGAGCAGGTGCTAGAGCATGCGGACGGCATTAAAGGCAAGCTGGGCGAGAACGTCCGCAATCACAAGGAAGATGCGCGCATGAGCAAGGAGCTGGCGACGATTTTCCGGGAGGTTCCGCTTGAGCGCACGTGGGACGAGCTGAGCTGGAGCGGCTACGACGCGGGGGAATTGGCCGCGGCGTTTCGCAAGCTGGAATTCAAGTCGCTGATCGAGCGCCTGAACTTGCCGGAGTCGGACGGCGGGGGCCCGGAGACGGACGGCGGCGGGGAGGTCCGCTATGAAGTCGTGCATGTCGACAGCGAGGAAGCATGGGAGGCGCTGAACGCGGCGCTTCCCGCGGCGGAAGCGCTGATCGTCGAATCGTACGGCGAAAACCCGCATCAGGGGGAAGGCATCGGGCTTGCCGTCGCCGCGGGAGAGAAGCGGTTCGTCGTGCTTTACGAGCGGCTGCGCGAGGAGCAGGCTTCCGCGTTAAGGCGCTGGCTGGCGGACGGGAAGGCGGTGAAGCGCGGCTACGATCTGCACCGCGCCGAGCTGGTGCTCGCGCGAAGCGGCATCGAGCTGCGCGGGCAAACGTTCGACGTGCAGCTGGCCGGCTATTTGCTCGATCCGACCGAGGCGGATCCGTCGTTGGCCGGCTTGCTGCAGCGGCACGGGCTCGCCGCGATCGCTTCCGACGAGGCCGTGTACGGGAAGGGCGCCAAATTTCGCGTTCCCGAGACGGAAGCGCTGGCCGGGCATCTGGCCGCCAAAGCCGACGCCGTGGCGCGTTTGGCCGGTCCTTTGGCGGAGGAGCTCGACAAGGCGGGCATGCGCAGGCTGTACTACGAGCTGGAGCAGCCGCTCTCGGTTATTCTGGCCGGGATGGAAAAGACGGGAATCGTGGCCAGGGAGGAAGCGCTCCGGCAGCTTGGAGAGGAGTTCCAGCGGGGCATCGATCAGACGATGAAGGAAATTCATCGGATCGCCGGCTTCGAGTTCAACATCGGATCGACGAAGCAGCTGGGCGAGGTGCTGTTCGACAAGCTTGGCCTGCCCGTCGTCAAAAAGACGAAAACCGGCTACTCCACCGACGCGGAAGTGCTGGAAAAGCTGGAACCGTACCATGAAATCGTCCGTCTCATTCTTCACTACCGGACGCTGACGAAGCTGCAGTCGACCTACATCGAAGGCTTGCTGAAGGAAATTCGGGAAGACGGCAAAATCCACACCTATTACCGACAGACAATCGCGGCGACCGGCCGGCTCAGCAGCCAGTTTCCGAACCTGCAGAACATTCCGATCCGGCTTGAGGAAGGCCGTCAAATCCGCAAGGCGTTCCTGCCTTCGGAGGAAGGCTGGTCGATTTTGGCCGCGGACTATTCGCAGATCGAGCTGCGGGTATTGGCGCATATTTCGGGGGACGAGCGGCTGAAGGAAGCGTTCGTCCGGGAAATGGACATCCATACGAAAACCGCGATGGACGTGTTCGGGGTGTCCGCCGACAGAGTCGACGGCAACATGCGCCGCCAGGCGAAAGCGGTCAACTTCGGCATCGTGTACGGAATCAGCGATTACGGCCTCTCGCAAAACCTGAACATCACGCGGAAAGAGGCGGCCGCGTTTATCGAGCAATATTTTCACGTGTTCAAAGGCGTTCGCAGCTGGATGGACGCCATCGTCGCGCAGGCGAAAAAGGACGGCTACGTCACGACGCTGCTCGAGCGGCGCCGCTATTTGCCCGACATTAACGCTTCGAATTTCAATCTTCGCTCGTTCGCGGAACGGACGGCGATGAATACGCCGATTCAAGGAACGGCGGCGGACATCATCAAGCTGGCCATGCTGAACATGGACAAGGCGATTCGCGAGCGCGGGCTGAAAAGCCGCATGCTGCTCCAGGTGCACGACGAATTGGTGTTCGAGGTGCCGCCGGACGAACTGGAGCTGATGCGGAAGCTCGTTCCGTCCGTCATGGCGGACGCATTCCCGCTCGATGTGCCGCTCAAAGCGGACGTCAGCGTTGGCGTAAATTGGTACGAAGCCAAATAA
- a CDS encoding DUF2538 family protein: protein MFYVNDEHERNFNYFLEKYPIAIKDKEYRTGFYIVAHPVIFDFCSGNPVSDDNGPFDWFFDDQCNKAGLSNGYRQLVQAGLNLYNNYDDFSLYLALGNWGCEIFEVFIQACKIRRGEDLFNHNYSNKLGA, encoded by the coding sequence ATGTTCTATGTTAACGATGAACATGAACGAAACTTTAATTACTTTCTTGAAAAGTACCCTATCGCAATCAAGGATAAAGAGTATCGAACTGGCTTCTATATTGTTGCTCATCCTGTCATCTTTGATTTTTGCAGTGGGAATCCCGTCTCGGATGACAACGGACCCTTCGACTGGTTCTTTGACGATCAATGCAATAAAGCAGGACTTTCAAATGGCTATCGGCAACTGGTTCAAGCAGGCTTAAACCTGTACAACAATTACGACGATTTCTCCTTGTATCTGGCGCTAGGAAATTGGGGATGCGAGATATTCGAGGTATTCATCCAAGCATGTAAAATCCGGCGTGGAGAAGACCTTTTTAACCACAACTATTCAAATAAATTAGGAGCGTAA
- the nrdR gene encoding transcriptional regulator NrdR gives MKCPYCDYSGTKVLDSRPANDNKSIRRRRECEQCSRRFTTFEMVEETPLVVVKKDGSREEFSRDKVLRGLLRSCEKRPVSVDQLEVIVSNVERELRTTAQTEVESRVIGELLMEQLYSVDEVAYVRFASVYRQFKDINMFLKELNSLISKHGI, from the coding sequence ATGAAATGCCCGTATTGCGATTACAGCGGCACGAAAGTGCTCGATTCGCGTCCGGCCAACGACAATAAATCGATCCGCCGCCGCCGCGAGTGCGAGCAATGCAGCCGCAGATTCACGACGTTCGAGATGGTGGAAGAAACGCCGCTCGTCGTCGTCAAAAAAGACGGCAGCCGCGAAGAGTTCAGCCGCGACAAAGTGCTGCGCGGGCTGCTGCGCTCCTGCGAAAAACGGCCCGTATCGGTCGATCAGCTGGAAGTGATCGTCTCGAACGTGGAGCGCGAGCTTCGGACGACGGCCCAAACGGAAGTTGAAAGCCGCGTCATCGGCGAGCTTTTGATGGAGCAGCTGTACTCGGTCGATGAAGTCGCCTACGTCCGTTTCGCTTCGGTATATCGGCAGTTTAAGGACATCAACATGTTCCTGAAAGAACTGAATAGTCTGATTTCAAAACATGGCATCTAA
- a CDS encoding DDE-type integrase/transposase/recombinase, whose amino-acid sequence MKDQKKAEAVASERMQLLSPLLAEGLDTAKASQIKRQICEQTGLSERTLRRYLAKYRQDGFGGLKPRGKGRQPSEEIIPPEIVEQAILLRREVPGRSVAQLIQILEWEGRIKPGQIKRSTLQERLAERGYSTRHMRMYAESGVAARRFQKRHRNRLWHSDIKYGPYLPIGPGGTMKQVFLVTFIDDATRFVLHGEFYPVMDKTIVEHCFRQAIQKFGAPEAVYFDNGKQYRTKWMTRACSKLGIRLLFARPYSPEATGKVERFNRVVDAFLSESALEKPKTLERLNELFAVWLSECYQNKPHSALENKRSPETAYRSDKQALRFVDPDELANAFLHCETRKVDKSGCISFMDRKYEVGLPFIGCTVDVVFDPADITELTIEYEGHIPWRVRELIIGERAGKRPQLPEHIGPLPADASRLLAAAEDRSRSRKAEQAPAVAYRRMTKEDGHV is encoded by the coding sequence ATGAAAGATCAGAAGAAAGCAGAGGCCGTCGCGTCGGAACGCATGCAGCTCCTGTCGCCGCTGCTGGCGGAAGGGCTGGACACCGCCAAAGCCAGCCAGATCAAGCGACAGATATGTGAGCAAACTGGACTCTCCGAGCGGACGCTGCGCCGGTATCTGGCCAAGTATCGCCAAGACGGCTTCGGCGGCCTGAAGCCACGAGGCAAGGGACGCCAGCCGTCAGAGGAGATCATTCCACCAGAAATTGTGGAGCAGGCCATTTTGCTGCGCCGGGAGGTGCCCGGCCGAAGCGTTGCCCAGCTCATTCAGATCCTGGAATGGGAAGGCCGTATAAAACCCGGGCAGATCAAGCGCAGCACGCTGCAGGAAAGATTAGCAGAGCGCGGTTACAGCACGCGCCATATGCGCATGTACGCCGAATCGGGCGTCGCCGCACGGCGGTTCCAAAAGCGCCATCGTAATCGCTTGTGGCACTCGGATATCAAGTATGGCCCGTACTTGCCCATCGGCCCCGGAGGTACCATGAAGCAGGTATTTCTGGTGACGTTTATCGACGACGCGACGCGGTTTGTGCTTCATGGCGAATTCTACCCGGTCATGGACAAGACCATCGTGGAGCACTGCTTCCGCCAAGCCATTCAGAAGTTCGGCGCTCCCGAGGCGGTCTATTTCGACAACGGCAAGCAGTACCGGACCAAATGGATGACGAGGGCATGCTCCAAGCTCGGGATCCGGCTGCTATTCGCGAGGCCCTACTCGCCGGAGGCGACCGGCAAGGTCGAACGGTTTAATCGCGTGGTGGATGCGTTCCTGAGCGAGTCCGCGCTTGAGAAACCGAAAACGCTCGAGCGGCTCAACGAACTGTTTGCCGTATGGCTGTCGGAGTGCTATCAGAACAAGCCGCATTCGGCGCTGGAGAACAAGCGTAGTCCGGAAACGGCGTACCGTAGCGACAAGCAAGCGCTTCGGTTCGTGGATCCGGACGAGCTCGCGAATGCATTCCTGCACTGCGAGACACGCAAGGTCGACAAATCCGGCTGCATCAGCTTCATGGACCGGAAGTACGAGGTCGGCCTGCCGTTCATCGGCTGCACGGTGGATGTGGTGTTCGACCCTGCGGACATCACCGAGCTTACGATCGAGTACGAAGGCCATATACCTTGGCGCGTGCGGGAACTCATCATCGGCGAACGCGCAGGCAAGCGGCCGCAGCTTCCGGAGCATATCGGTCCGCTGCCGGCAGATGCGTCAAGGCTGCTCGCGGCAGCGGAGGATCGCAGCAGGAGTCGCAAAGCGGAGCAGGCGCCGGCCGTGGCTTATCGCCGGATGACCAAGGAGGACGGTCATGTTTGA
- a CDS encoding lytic transglycosylase domain-containing protein, with protein sequence MSAAVRKRRRRLLIPLVLVVAVIAIVQTDWLGRTMYPIYYKDEIRSTASRFQLDPLLVAAIIRVESNYRAEAVSPKGALGIMQVMPDTANWILEKEAEFGALTVQEIGRNPEAGMQVGGWYIREMLRQFDGNLAASLAAYNAGPGKVRQWLNEGVWDGSQQSINDIPYGETRHYVQRIFYYYNKYQQLYDEL encoded by the coding sequence ATGAGCGCCGCCGTCAGAAAGCGGAGAAGGCGGTTGTTGATCCCGCTCGTTCTCGTTGTCGCCGTTATCGCAATCGTCCAAACGGACTGGCTCGGCAGAACGATGTATCCGATCTACTATAAGGATGAAATTCGTTCCACCGCTTCGCGCTTCCAGCTGGATCCGCTGCTCGTCGCCGCGATCATCCGGGTCGAATCGAATTACAGGGCCGAAGCGGTTTCCCCCAAAGGGGCGCTTGGCATTATGCAGGTCATGCCGGACACCGCGAACTGGATTTTGGAAAAGGAAGCGGAATTCGGCGCGTTGACCGTACAGGAAATCGGCCGGAATCCGGAAGCCGGCATGCAGGTCGGCGGCTGGTATATCCGGGAAATGCTGCGGCAGTTCGACGGAAACCTCGCGGCGTCGCTTGCGGCGTACAACGCGGGTCCGGGCAAGGTCAGGCAATGGCTGAACGAAGGCGTTTGGGACGGCAGCCAGCAGAGCATTAACGATATTCCGTATGGGGAAACGAGGCATTACGTTCAGCGCATATTTTATTATTATAATAAGTATCAGCAATTATATGATGAATTATAA
- a CDS encoding DUF6431 domain-containing protein → MWACGNRLTGCIPQTTWSLYQSMSWMRSHPAFFVRCAELVPSPCCGEALSVIGSRKRKLTSEDGDRRLLVIRRLRCTQCRKIHHELPDCVVPYKRYESACVEQVVSEHAAPSTVAADDATLLRWKNWFREQTTYLLGALRSIAIRFHQDPAKKPSVSTQTAHHPFGHYVGDAPGWLARIVRPVANSNLWLHTRSAFLSGKMLR, encoded by the coding sequence ATGTGGGCCTGCGGGAACAGGCTCACGGGATGCATCCCCCAAACAACATGGTCATTGTATCAAAGTATGAGCTGGATGAGAAGTCACCCGGCGTTTTTTGTTCGATGTGCAGAATTGGTTCCCTCTCCCTGCTGTGGAGAAGCGCTTAGTGTCATTGGCAGTCGGAAGCGGAAGCTCACCAGCGAGGACGGAGATCGCCGCTTGCTCGTCATTCGCCGGCTGCGTTGTACACAATGCCGGAAGATCCACCATGAGCTCCCGGATTGTGTGGTGCCGTACAAACGGTACGAATCGGCATGCGTGGAACAAGTCGTATCGGAACATGCGGCTCCATCTACGGTAGCGGCAGATGACGCGACTTTGCTTCGCTGGAAGAACTGGTTTCGCGAACAGACCACATACCTGCTCGGAGCTCTAAGATCTATCGCCATTCGCTTTCATCAGGACCCTGCGAAGAAGCCGTCCGTCTCTACGCAGACTGCACATCACCCTTTCGGACACTACGTCGGGGACGCCCCCGGCTGGCTGGCGCGAATTGTCCGCCCGGTCGCAAATTCAAATTTGTGGTTACATACCCGTTCTGCATTCTTGTCCGGCAAGATGCTGCGGTAG
- a CDS encoding alpha/beta-type small acid-soluble spore protein: MGEGSRSNQLLVPQANQALDQLKFEVAQELGIAIPQDGYYGNMVTRDTGSIGGNITKRLVTIAEQQLAGQFK; the protein is encoded by the coding sequence ATGGGTGAAGGATCCCGCAGCAATCAACTGCTTGTCCCTCAAGCGAACCAAGCGCTGGACCAACTGAAATTCGAGGTTGCGCAAGAGCTTGGCATTGCCATCCCGCAGGACGGCTACTACGGGAACATGGTGACCCGCGATACGGGTTCGATCGGTGGTAACATCACGAAACGCCTGGTGACGATCGCGGAACAACAACTTGCCGGCCAATTCAAGTAA
- the ytaF gene encoding sporulation membrane protein YtaF: MLVHGASLLLLSFAVSLDGFGVGMTYGLRKIRIPLPSILIISVCSGVILLLSMMAGVALAGVLSPHGASAVGAVILIGIGVWALVQFSRNRDRDDADAPKEADRTVPPPAKSTLVTLEIRRLGIIIQILRTPSAADVDRSGIITAGEAFLLGAALSLDAFGAGIGAALVGFPPVATAILIACSSGLFLWLGMRFGFAAAGWRWIRKLSVLPGIILIVMGIVKLF; this comes from the coding sequence ATGCTCGTACACGGAGCTTCGCTGCTGCTCTTGTCGTTCGCGGTCAGCTTGGACGGATTCGGCGTCGGGATGACCTACGGATTAAGGAAAATACGGATTCCGCTGCCGTCGATTCTGATCATTTCCGTTTGTTCCGGCGTTATCCTTCTTCTTTCGATGATGGCGGGGGTCGCGCTGGCCGGCGTTTTGTCGCCGCACGGGGCTTCGGCGGTCGGGGCGGTTATTTTGATCGGAATCGGCGTTTGGGCGCTTGTCCAATTTTCTCGCAACCGGGATCGGGACGATGCGGATGCGCCGAAAGAGGCGGACAGGACGGTACCGCCGCCGGCAAAGTCGACTTTGGTCACGCTGGAAATTCGAAGGCTGGGCATTATCATTCAAATTTTGCGAACGCCGTCGGCGGCGGATGTCGACCGATCGGGCATTATAACGGCGGGGGAAGCCTTTCTGCTCGGAGCCGCTTTGTCGCTGGACGCGTTCGGCGCGGGAATCGGAGCCGCCCTCGTAGGATTTCCGCCGGTCGCGACGGCTATCCTGATCGCTTGCTCGAGCGGACTTTTTCTATGGCTCGGGATGCGTTTCGGTTTCGCGGCGGCCGGTTGGCGATGGATACGCAAGCTTAGCGTGCTGCCGGGTATTATTTTAATCGTGATGGGAATCGTTAAATTGTTCTAA